A window of Jannaschia sp. M317 contains these coding sequences:
- a CDS encoding methylglyoxal synthase, protein MIALIAHDRKKPDLATWIAANEAALSDHRCVATKTTGGVLKERCPTLDLHLVESGPLGGDQQIGALIVEGRIDLLVFFTDPLSPHPHDVDVKALTRLAIVHDIPMACNAATADLIVASPGFAKLAHTN, encoded by the coding sequence ATGATTGCTCTTATCGCACACGACCGCAAGAAACCCGACCTTGCCACCTGGATCGCCGCCAACGAGGCCGCGCTTTCGGATCATCGCTGCGTCGCCACGAAAACCACCGGCGGCGTCCTGAAGGAACGGTGCCCCACGCTGGACCTGCATCTGGTCGAAAGCGGGCCGTTGGGCGGCGACCAACAGATCGGAGCCCTGATCGTCGAGGGGCGGATCGACCTGCTGGTGTTCTTTACCGACCCGCTGTCCCCGCATCCCCATGACGTTGACGTCAAGGCGCTGACCCGGCTTGCCATCGTCCATGACATTCCCATGGCCTGCAACGCGGCGACGGCTGATCTGATCGTCGCCTCGCCGGGCTTTGCAAAGCTGGCGCACACCAACTGA
- a CDS encoding Gfo/Idh/MocA family protein, with translation MTLRIAALGLDHRHIYGMSQGMLDAGATWRGYWTDGAPAPLAGFVERHPDVPRCATVAEALDGTDLALIAAAPADRARLSIDAMEAGCDVMLDKPGCLTAAELAEVRAVQARTGRIWSVNFSERFEVPSTTLADRLLAQGAIGRLIALTSQAPHRLNAHMRPDWFWDAPRYGGIIGDIGTHQIDQFLHYAGTLDAKIVHASATNLATPDRPRFQDFGEILLQAGDVRGYARLDWFTPDALPTWGDGRLTLLGTEGYIELRKYVDVGRAGTDHVVLVNKDTCETMDAADAGLPYFTRLAADVRDRTETAVAQTHTFRVMELAIEAQRLADAGRGS, from the coding sequence ATGACCCTCCGCATCGCCGCGCTCGGGCTCGATCACAGACACATCTATGGCATGTCGCAGGGCATGCTGGACGCCGGGGCCACATGGCGCGGCTATTGGACCGACGGCGCGCCCGCGCCGCTGGCGGGGTTCGTGGAACGGCATCCCGACGTGCCGCGCTGCGCCACGGTGGCAGAGGCGCTGGACGGCACCGACCTCGCCCTGATCGCGGCGGCCCCCGCCGATCGCGCCCGCCTGTCGATTGACGCCATGGAGGCAGGCTGCGACGTGATGCTGGACAAGCCCGGCTGCCTGACCGCGGCTGAACTGGCCGAGGTCCGCGCCGTGCAGGCCCGCACCGGACGCATCTGGTCCGTGAATTTCTCGGAGCGGTTCGAGGTGCCCTCCACCACTCTCGCCGATCGTCTGCTGGCCCAGGGTGCCATCGGGCGGCTGATCGCGTTGACCTCGCAGGCCCCGCATCGCCTGAACGCCCACATGCGCCCTGACTGGTTCTGGGACGCCCCGCGCTATGGCGGCATCATCGGCGACATCGGCACCCATCAGATCGACCAGTTCCTGCACTATGCCGGGACGCTCGACGCGAAGATCGTCCACGCCAGCGCCACGAACCTGGCCACCCCGGACCGCCCGCGTTTTCAGGATTTCGGAGAGATCCTGCTGCAGGCCGGTGATGTGCGCGGCTATGCGCGGCTGGATTGGTTCACGCCCGATGCCCTGCCGACCTGGGGCGATGGTCGGCTGACGCTGCTGGGCACCGAAGGCTACATCGAACTGCGCAAATACGTGGATGTGGGCCGCGCGGGAACCGACCATGTCGTGCTGGTCAACAAGGACACCTGCGAGACGATGGATGCCGCGGACGCGGGGCTTCCCTATTTCACCCGTCTGGCGGCGGATGTGCGCGACCGGACGGAAACAGCGGTCGCGCAGACCCACACCTTCCGCGTGATGGAGCTTGCCATAGAGGCACAGCGCCTGGCCGACGCAGGACGCGGGTCGTGA
- the mnmH gene encoding tRNA 2-selenouridine(34) synthase MnmH — protein sequence MAYTLTTLPDAALPFDQVIDVRAPSEFAVDHVPGAINLPVLSDAERAKVGTVYVQQDRFLARKIGAALVARNAAAHIEGPLADRDGGWRPLVYCWRGGQRSGSFASILAQIGWRVELIEGGYRSYRRLVSRLLYDDPLPVRPILIDGGTGTGKTQLLDHLARDGAQVIDLEGLANHRGSNFGGWADGQPAQKMFESRLAQAIHALDPARPVFLEAESNAIGTLLIPPSVWQAMKTAPVVRVTAPVAARARFLTTTYPDLTADADLLARRIDALRPYQPGDMIDGWHGLARAGDFTALAEGLIQHHYDPRYARPGKETRPDLGLIEMPGLTDADLAQAAERLRDLVGDGSR from the coding sequence ATGGCCTATACCCTGACAACCCTGCCCGACGCCGCCCTGCCCTTCGATCAGGTGATCGATGTGCGCGCGCCGTCTGAATTCGCCGTCGACCACGTGCCCGGCGCGATCAACCTGCCGGTTCTGTCTGACGCGGAACGGGCCAAGGTCGGCACCGTCTATGTTCAGCAGGACCGCTTTCTTGCGCGCAAGATCGGGGCCGCGCTGGTCGCGCGCAACGCCGCCGCCCATATCGAGGGCCCACTGGCGGACCGCGACGGGGGCTGGCGACCGCTGGTCTATTGCTGGCGCGGGGGCCAACGCTCCGGCTCGTTCGCGTCGATCCTGGCGCAGATCGGCTGGCGGGTAGAGCTGATCGAAGGCGGCTATCGCAGCTACCGGCGGTTGGTGTCCCGCCTGTTGTATGACGATCCGCTGCCGGTCCGCCCGATCCTGATCGACGGTGGCACCGGCACCGGCAAGACGCAGCTGCTGGATCATCTGGCCCGCGACGGCGCGCAGGTCATCGACCTGGAGGGGCTGGCCAATCACCGTGGGTCCAACTTTGGTGGCTGGGCCGACGGTCAGCCCGCCCAGAAGATGTTCGAATCGCGACTGGCACAGGCGATCCACGCGCTAGACCCCGCGCGGCCCGTGTTCCTGGAGGCCGAGAGCAACGCAATCGGCACCTTGCTGATACCCCCCTCGGTCTGGCAGGCGATGAAGACGGCACCGGTTGTGCGCGTCACCGCCCCCGTGGCGGCCCGCGCGCGCTTCCTGACGACGACCTATCCTGATCTGACCGCAGATGCGGACCTGCTGGCGCGCCGCATCGATGCGCTGCGCCCTTATCAGCCGGGCGACATGATCGACGGCTGGCACGGTCTGGCCCGCGCGGGCGACTTTACCGCGCTGGCCGAAGGCTTGATCCAACACCACTACGACCCGCGCTATGCCCGGCCAGGCAAGGAAACCCGCCCGGACCTGGGCCTGATCGAGATGCCCGGCCTGACGGACGCCGACCTTGCCCAGGCCGCCGAACGCCTGCGCGACCTTGTGGGCGACGGATCGCGCTAG
- a CDS encoding FadR/GntR family transcriptional regulator — translation MSSVSPLPPRLYRQVADRVVAMILSEGLTTGTRLPPERELALRLGVARSTLREAMIALEIAGQVVIRTGSGIYVAEGAMPDPADLGAGPLELLDARELIEGEVAARAAQAMDAARLRAIETTVAAMAQATDRDSHRAADRAFHLALAEATGIDPLVRIVDDLWSQMFGPMFERMGTLTGLFGGDDDTALTHHRAILDALAARDGAVARARMQAHLVDVRRVLLRGPDREDRAIAGDGGAA, via the coding sequence ATGTCATCAGTCAGCCCCCTCCCGCCGCGCTTGTATCGACAGGTGGCCGACCGTGTGGTGGCCATGATCCTGTCCGAGGGGCTGACCACCGGCACCCGTCTGCCACCCGAGCGGGAACTGGCGCTGCGCCTTGGTGTCGCGCGGTCCACCCTGCGCGAGGCGATGATCGCACTGGAAATCGCAGGTCAGGTGGTGATCCGCACCGGCTCTGGCATTTATGTCGCCGAGGGCGCGATGCCCGACCCAGCCGATCTGGGGGCAGGCCCGCTGGAGCTGCTGGACGCGCGCGAGTTGATCGAGGGAGAGGTCGCGGCCCGCGCGGCACAGGCCATGGACGCCGCGCGCCTGCGCGCCATCGAAACCACGGTCGCGGCCATGGCCCAGGCCACCGACCGCGATAGCCACCGCGCCGCCGACCGCGCCTTTCATCTGGCCCTGGCCGAGGCGACCGGCATCGACCCCCTGGTGCGGATCGTCGACGATCTCTGGTCTCAGATGTTCGGCCCGATGTTCGAACGCATGGGTACCCTGACTGGCTTGTTTGGTGGTGACGACGACACCGCCCTGACCCATCACCGCGCCATTCTGGACGCGCTGGCGGCGCGGGACGGGGCCGTGGCGCGGGCGCGCATGCAGGCGCATCTGGTCGACGTGCGCCGCGTCCTTCTGCGTGGTCCCGACCGCGAGGATCGGGCGATTGCGGGCGACGGCGGCGCGGCGTAG
- the aroQ gene encoding type II 3-dehydroquinate dehydratase, producing the protein MSKILILNGPNLNLLGQREPHIYGSDTLADVEAQARALNLGDLTFAQSNHEGALVDLIQQARGTQDAIVINPGAYSHTSVAILDALSAFEGPVVEVHISNIHKREAFRHHSYVSARAEAVIAGLGIEGYFAALRWLAARL; encoded by the coding sequence ATGTCCAAGATCCTGATCCTCAACGGTCCGAACCTGAACCTTCTGGGCCAGAGAGAGCCGCATATCTACGGCTCCGATACGCTGGCCGACGTCGAGGCGCAGGCCCGCGCGCTGAACCTGGGCGATTTGACCTTTGCCCAATCCAATCACGAAGGCGCACTGGTCGACCTGATCCAGCAGGCGCGCGGCACGCAGGACGCAATCGTCATCAATCCGGGCGCCTACAGCCACACTTCGGTGGCGATCCTCGATGCGTTGTCGGCCTTCGAAGGCCCGGTGGTGGAGGTGCACATCTCCAACATCCACAAGCGCGAAGCGTTTCGCCACCATTCCTACGTCAGTGCCCGCGCCGAGGCGGTGATCGCCGGACTGGGGATCGAAGGCTATTTCGCCGCGCTCCGCTGGCTTGCGGCCCGGCTCTGA
- a CDS encoding Gfo/Idh/MocA family protein — MTFRFGLIGAGMVAGAFHRAAAASDTVAIAGVYARRQAARDTVAAEQGCKTYDSLDALIADAPDAVIATTPPNARAQIVAACAAAGVPLLTEKPLERDSASAEILIAQMGDVPFGVVLQHRMRPASQAARRLIADGVVGAVRMLRVDVPWWRDPGYYAAPGRGTFARDGGGVMLTQAIHALDLGLWLAGDAVASVQGQTSRAVHDLEAEDTAVAGMTFAGGATGVFTATTAAFPGHPETIEVTCDAATLRLASGQLTVLHRDGRVDHVGEKGGTGSGADPMAFPHDWHQAVMEDFASAVRQGRPPAIPAQAAMAVHRTIDAIARSARDGTRVTLPAPTDPQAGT, encoded by the coding sequence GTGACGTTTCGTTTCGGTCTGATCGGGGCGGGCATGGTGGCCGGGGCGTTTCACCGGGCGGCTGCCGCCTCGGATACCGTCGCCATCGCGGGCGTCTATGCCCGCAGGCAGGCGGCACGTGACACTGTTGCCGCCGAGCAGGGATGCAAGACATACGACAGTCTCGACGCGCTGATCGCGGACGCCCCCGATGCCGTGATCGCGACGACGCCGCCAAATGCCCGTGCCCAGATCGTCGCGGCCTGTGCCGCCGCAGGCGTCCCGCTGCTGACCGAAAAGCCGTTGGAACGGGACAGCGCCTCGGCCGAGATCCTGATCGCGCAGATGGGCGACGTCCCGTTCGGCGTGGTCCTGCAACACCGGATGCGTCCCGCCAGTCAGGCGGCAAGGCGTCTGATCGCGGACGGCGTGGTCGGGGCCGTGCGGATGCTGCGCGTGGATGTGCCCTGGTGGCGGGATCCTGGCTACTATGCGGCACCGGGGCGCGGCACCTTTGCCCGCGACGGCGGTGGCGTGATGCTGACCCAGGCCATCCATGCGCTGGACCTCGGGCTTTGGCTGGCGGGCGACGCGGTCGCCTCGGTCCAGGGCCAGACCAGCCGCGCCGTCCACGACCTGGAGGCCGAGGATACCGCTGTCGCAGGGATGACCTTTGCCGGGGGGGCCACCGGCGTCTTTACCGCGACCACCGCCGCCTTTCCGGGTCACCCCGAAACCATCGAAGTGACCTGCGATGCGGCGACCCTGCGGCTGGCGTCTGGCCAGTTGACGGTTCTGCACCGGGACGGGCGCGTGGATCATGTGGGGGAAAAGGGCGGCACCGGGTCCGGGGCGGATCCCATGGCCTTTCCCCACGACTGGCATCAGGCGGTCATGGAAGACTTCGCCAGCGCCGTGCGCCAGGGTCGCCCCCCCGCCATCCCCGCGCAGGCCGCGATGGCGGTGCACCGCACAATCGATGCCATCGCCAGGTCGGCGCGCGACGGCACGCGCGTCACCTTGCCCGCCCCGACAGACCCACAAGCAGGAACCTGA
- a CDS encoding NAD(P)/FAD-dependent oxidoreductase, which translates to MTYDVIILGAGGAGLMAAATAGQRGARVLLMDHAEKAGKKILISGGGRCNFTNMGVEPGCFLSENPHFVKSALSRYTQWDFLALVEAYGIAWHEKTLGQLFCDGSARQIVAMLLDECQKGAVDLRLNTPLGEVRHDGGQFHVAGARAPQLVIATGGPSIPKMGATGVAYDLARQFGLAVVPPRPALVPLTLGEDQMLFRTISGVSCPSVAQAGGASFEEATLFTHRGLSGPAILQVSSYWRPGGSLSLNVLPGAGDKLRAARRAMPRAHLKAALSDHLPSRLAEALAERIGLTKQLANASDKDLDSAAEVLTGLTFRPTGTEGYAKAEVTAGGIDTDTLSSKTLEARAVPGLYVIGEAVDVTGWLGGYNFQWAWASGHAAGVAVAARASAG; encoded by the coding sequence GTGACCTATGACGTGATCATTCTGGGGGCCGGGGGCGCGGGCCTGATGGCGGCGGCCACCGCCGGGCAAAGGGGTGCGCGCGTCCTGCTGATGGACCACGCCGAGAAGGCCGGCAAGAAGATCCTGATATCCGGCGGCGGGCGCTGTAACTTCACCAACATGGGGGTGGAGCCGGGGTGTTTTCTGTCGGAAAATCCTCATTTCGTGAAATCCGCGCTCAGCCGGTATACCCAGTGGGATTTCCTGGCACTGGTCGAGGCCTACGGCATTGCCTGGCATGAAAAGACGCTGGGGCAATTGTTCTGCGACGGCTCGGCCCGGCAAATCGTGGCCATGCTGTTGGATGAATGTCAAAAGGGTGCGGTGGATCTGCGACTGAACACGCCTTTGGGCGAGGTGCGTCACGACGGCGGCCAGTTCCATGTCGCGGGGGCCCGCGCGCCGCAGTTGGTGATTGCCACCGGCGGGCCGTCGATCCCCAAGATGGGCGCGACCGGCGTGGCCTATGATCTGGCGCGACAGTTCGGCTTGGCCGTGGTGCCGCCACGGCCCGCGCTGGTGCCGCTGACCCTGGGCGAGGATCAGATGTTGTTCCGCACCATTTCAGGCGTGTCCTGTCCGTCGGTTGCGCAGGCGGGCGGGGCCAGCTTCGAAGAGGCGACGTTGTTCACCCACCGTGGTCTGTCCGGCCCCGCGATCCTGCAGGTGTCGTCCTATTGGCGGCCCGGCGGCAGCCTGTCGCTGAACGTCCTGCCGGGCGCGGGCGACAAGTTGCGCGCCGCCCGCCGCGCCATGCCGCGCGCGCACCTGAAGGCCGCCTTGTCCGATCATCTGCCCAGTCGCCTGGCCGAGGCATTGGCCGAACGGATCGGCTTGACCAAGCAGTTGGCCAATGCCTCCGACAAGGATCTGGACAGCGCGGCAGAGGTGCTGACCGGGCTGACGTTTCGACCCACGGGAACCGAGGGATATGCCAAGGCCGAGGTAACGGCGGGCGGTATCGACACCGACACGCTGTCCTCCAAGACGCTGGAGGCGCGGGCGGTGCCGGGCCTTTATGTGATCGGCGAGGCGGTGGATGTGACCGGCTGGCTGGGTGGCTACAACTTTCAATGGGCCTGGGCGTCGGGCCATGCGGCGGGCGTTGCGGTCGCTGCGCGTGCGTCGGCGGGGTGA
- the glnA gene encoding type I glutamate--ammonia ligase → MSTDAVLKLIKDEEIEYVDIRFTDPRGKLQHVTVMSDQVDADFIEEGFMFDGSSIAGWKGIEASDMKLMLDTESVYIDPFYAEKTLCVHCSVVEPDTGESYARDPRGTAEKAEAYLVSSGIGDAAYMGPEAEFFLFDDVRFSNTMNKVGYEVDAADAAWNTGTEYEMGNMGHRPGVKGGYFPVNPTDAAQDLRSEMLSTMKRIGMKVDKHHHEVASCQHELGLIFGTVTKQADELQKYKYIVHNVAHAYGKSATFMPKPIAGDNGTGMHVNMSIWKDGKPLFAGDQYADLSMEALYFIGGILKHAKALNAFTNPSTNSYKRLIPGFEAPVLRAYSASNRSGCVRIPWTESPKAKRVEARFPDPSANPYLCFAALLMAGLDGIKNKIHPGEPSDKDLYDLPPEELAEIPTVCASLREALDELEKDHEFLLAGDVFTRDQIEGYMALKWDEVYTYEHTPHPVEYQMYYSC, encoded by the coding sequence ATGAGCACGGACGCAGTCCTCAAGCTGATCAAGGACGAGGAAATCGAGTACGTCGATATCCGCTTCACCGACCCGCGCGGCAAGTTGCAGCACGTCACGGTGATGAGCGATCAGGTCGACGCTGACTTCATCGAAGAAGGTTTCATGTTCGACGGCTCCTCCATCGCTGGTTGGAAGGGCATCGAAGCCTCCGACATGAAGCTGATGCTGGACACCGAGTCGGTCTACATCGACCCGTTCTATGCCGAAAAGACGCTCTGCGTGCATTGCTCGGTCGTGGAGCCGGACACCGGTGAATCTTATGCCCGCGACCCGCGCGGCACCGCCGAAAAGGCCGAAGCCTACCTGGTTTCGTCCGGCATCGGTGACGCGGCCTACATGGGCCCCGAAGCTGAATTCTTCCTGTTCGACGACGTTCGTTTCTCGAACACGATGAACAAGGTCGGCTATGAGGTCGACGCGGCCGATGCCGCCTGGAACACCGGCACCGAATACGAAATGGGCAACATGGGCCACCGGCCCGGCGTCAAGGGCGGCTACTTCCCGGTCAACCCGACCGACGCGGCACAGGACCTGCGGTCCGAGATGCTGTCGACGATGAAGCGCATCGGCATGAAGGTCGACAAGCACCACCACGAAGTGGCGTCCTGTCAGCACGAGCTGGGCCTGATCTTCGGAACGGTCACCAAGCAGGCCGACGAGCTGCAGAAGTACAAGTACATCGTGCACAACGTCGCCCACGCCTACGGCAAATCGGCCACCTTCATGCCCAAGCCCATCGCGGGCGACAACGGCACCGGCATGCACGTGAACATGTCGATCTGGAAAGACGGCAAGCCGCTGTTCGCAGGCGACCAGTACGCTGACCTGTCGATGGAAGCGCTGTATTTCATCGGTGGCATCCTGAAGCACGCGAAGGCCCTGAACGCCTTCACGAACCCGTCCACCAACTCCTACAAGCGTCTGATCCCCGGCTTCGAAGCCCCGGTTCTGCGGGCCTATTCCGCCAGCAACCGGTCCGGCTGCGTCCGCATCCCGTGGACCGAAAGCCCCAAGGCCAAGCGCGTCGAGGCCCGTTTCCCGGATCCGTCCGCGAACCCGTACCTGTGCTTCGCCGCGCTGCTGATGGCCGGCCTGGACGGCATCAAGAACAAGATCCACCCCGGCGAGCCGTCGGACAAGGATCTCTACGATCTGCCGCCCGAAGAGCTGGCCGAAATCCCGACCGTCTGCGCCTCCCTGCGGGAAGCTCTGGACGAGCTGGAGAAGGATCACGAGTTCCTGCTGGCCGGTGACGTCTTCACCCGCGACCAGATCGAGGGCTACATGGCCCTGAAATGGGACGAGGTTTACACCTACGAGCACACGCCCCACCCGGTCGAATATCAGATGTACTACAGCTGCTGA
- the selD gene encoding selenide, water dikinase SelD — translation MPPDLPLTRDLLLIGGGHAHALVLRRWGMNPLPGVRVTVVNPGPTAPYTGMLPGHVAGHYGRDDLDIDLVRLTRFAGAALIDGAVTALDARARVATVPGRGPLRYDVASIDVGIHAEMPEIEGFADHGTGAKPLDLFARRWRAFRADVAAGDAPPHVAVIGGGVAGAELAMAMAHALRRDGSDPQVTLLEAEPRLTGVGEATRRRLTEALRDQGVTFRGGARVARLTADHVALEDGESVPAAFVTGAAGARPHAWLSDTGLPLKDGFIRVDSRLRVEGYDDLFAVGDCAHMTHAPRPKAGVFAVRQAPVLHDNLRATLRGMGGVKPFHPQTSYLKLISLGGKSALAEKGGAAFAGPWLWRWKDHIDRSFMDKLNTLPAMPTPDYPTETARGVREMGKPLCGGCGSKVTGGALAAALAQVPAAARDDILSAPGDDAAILTHGAGRQVLTTDHLRAFTADTELFARITAVHALGDVWSMGARPQAALINAILPRMSETLQARTLEQILSAASEVLRGAGADVVGGHSTMGAEMTLGVTLTGLTEAPITHSGARAGDAILLTRPLGTGTMLVAEMAGRARGAQVLDMLQAMARPQGDAAELLHGARAMTDVTGFGLAGHLMAICRASDVAADLTLDSLPIYDGALTAAQDGHLSTLHPANVAAAPVVGPDHPAVPLLHDPQTAGGLLAAVPPDRADQLVQQLRAAGHQAARIGTFRAGPPMLRAV, via the coding sequence ATGCCCCCCGATCTGCCCCTGACGCGCGACCTGTTGTTGATCGGCGGGGGGCATGCCCATGCGCTTGTGCTGCGCAGATGGGGCATGAACCCCTTGCCGGGGGTGCGTGTGACGGTCGTCAATCCAGGGCCCACGGCCCCCTACACGGGGATGTTGCCAGGACATGTCGCGGGGCACTATGGCCGCGATGATCTGGACATTGATCTGGTTCGGCTGACCCGGTTCGCGGGCGCGGCCCTGATCGACGGGGCGGTGACCGCACTGGACGCACGGGCGCGGGTGGCGACGGTGCCGGGACGCGGGCCATTGCGGTATGACGTGGCCTCGATCGACGTGGGCATCCATGCCGAAATGCCCGAGATCGAGGGCTTTGCGGACCATGGCACGGGGGCCAAACCGCTGGATCTGTTCGCCCGCCGCTGGCGTGCCTTTCGGGCCGATGTGGCGGCGGGTGACGCGCCGCCGCATGTCGCCGTCATCGGCGGCGGCGTCGCGGGGGCAGAGCTGGCGATGGCCATGGCCCACGCGCTGCGTCGCGACGGGTCCGATCCGCAGGTCACCCTGCTGGAAGCCGAGCCGCGCCTGACGGGTGTGGGCGAGGCGACGCGACGTCGCCTGACAGAGGCGCTGCGCGATCAGGGGGTCACCTTTCGCGGGGGCGCGCGTGTGGCGCGTCTGACGGCGGATCACGTCGCGTTGGAGGACGGTGAAAGTGTCCCGGCCGCCTTTGTCACCGGTGCCGCAGGGGCCCGTCCGCACGCCTGGCTGTCGGACACGGGCCTGCCGTTGAAGGACGGGTTCATTCGCGTCGACAGCCGCCTGCGGGTCGAGGGATACGACGATCTGTTCGCGGTCGGCGATTGCGCCCACATGACCCACGCCCCGCGCCCCAAGGCCGGTGTCTTTGCGGTGCGGCAGGCCCCGGTGCTGCACGACAACCTGCGCGCGACCCTTCGGGGCATGGGCGGGGTCAAGCCGTTTCATCCCCAGACATCCTATCTGAAGTTGATTTCGCTGGGCGGAAAGTCCGCTCTGGCGGAAAAGGGCGGGGCGGCGTTTGCCGGACCATGGCTTTGGCGGTGGAAGGACCACATCGACCGCAGTTTCATGGACAAGCTGAACACTCTGCCCGCGATGCCCACCCCCGACTATCCCACGGAGACGGCGCGCGGGGTGCGCGAGATGGGAAAGCCGCTTTGCGGTGGATGCGGGTCAAAGGTGACGGGCGGGGCCTTGGCGGCCGCGCTGGCGCAGGTGCCGGCCGCCGCGCGGGATGATATTCTGTCGGCACCCGGTGACGATGCGGCGATCCTGACCCATGGGGCAGGGCGGCAGGTTCTGACGACCGATCACCTGCGGGCCTTTACCGCCGACACGGAGTTGTTCGCCCGCATCACGGCCGTGCACGCGCTGGGCGACGTCTGGTCCATGGGCGCGCGGCCCCAGGCGGCGTTGATCAACGCGATCCTGCCGCGCATGTCCGAAACCTTGCAGGCCCGGACATTGGAGCAGATCCTGAGCGCGGCGTCAGAGGTGCTGCGCGGGGCGGGGGCCGACGTGGTTGGCGGACATTCGACCATGGGGGCCGAGATGACGCTGGGCGTTACGTTGACCGGCCTGACCGAGGCACCGATCACCCATTCTGGTGCGCGTGCAGGCGATGCGATCCTGCTGACGCGGCCCTTGGGAACCGGAACGATGCTGGTCGCCGAGATGGCCGGACGCGCGCGGGGGGCACAGGTTTTGGACATGCTGCAAGCGATGGCGCGCCCGCAGGGGGACGCGGCAGAGTTGTTGCACGGGGCCCGTGCGATGACCGATGTGACGGGCTTTGGTCTGGCCGGGCACCTGATGGCGATCTGCCGGGCCAGCGATGTGGCGGCAGATCTGACGTTGGACAGCCTGCCCATCTATGACGGGGCGCTGACGGCGGCACAGGACGGCCATCTGTCGACCCTGCACCCAGCCAATGTTGCCGCGGCCCCGGTCGTGGGGCCGGATCATCCGGCGGTGCCGCTGTTGCACGATCCACAGACGGCGGGCGGTTTGCTGGCGGCGGTGCCACCGGACCGGGCCGACCAATTGGTGCAGCAACTGCGCGCGGCGGGGCATCAAGCCGCGCGGATCGGAACCTTTCGCGCGGGCCCGCCCATGCTGCGCGCCGTCTAG
- a CDS encoding glutathione S-transferase family protein encodes MPTLFHAPNSRSTSILVLLEEMGVADQIDVVEVSVIRNDGSGAPDPRNPHPEGKVPYLVDGTDRVRERGAIVAYLTDMFPDTGLGRPVGHPQRGAFLSWLFYYQGVMEPVLVLDWAKIDHPAVTGTFRTLDTVFARLSETLDAQPYLLGDDYSAVDLLLSSPFQWIPDAVPDQPSVRAWIDRCANRPALKAIVQKELAQATAVTSA; translated from the coding sequence ATGCCCACGCTTTTTCACGCCCCGAATTCCCGCTCCACCTCCATCCTCGTCCTGTTGGAGGAGATGGGCGTGGCCGATCAGATCGACGTGGTCGAGGTATCGGTGATCCGCAACGACGGCAGCGGTGCCCCGGACCCACGCAATCCGCACCCCGAAGGCAAGGTGCCCTATCTGGTCGACGGCACCGATCGGGTGCGGGAACGGGGGGCCATCGTCGCCTACCTGACCGACATGTTCCCGGATACGGGCCTTGGTCGCCCCGTCGGACACCCGCAGCGCGGCGCGTTCCTCAGCTGGCTGTTCTATTATCAAGGCGTGATGGAGCCGGTTCTCGTGCTGGACTGGGCCAAGATCGACCATCCCGCCGTGACGGGCACGTTCCGCACGCTCGACACCGTCTTCGCCCGCCTGTCAGAGACGCTGGACGCACAACCCTATCTGCTGGGCGACGACTACTCTGCCGTCGATCTGCTGCTGTCGAGCCCGTTTCAATGGATCCCCGATGCCGTGCCGGACCAGCCGTCGGTCCGGGCCTGGATCGACCGCTGCGCCAACAGACCGGCCCTGAAGGCCATCGTGCAAAAGGAACTGGCCCAGGCCACAGCCGTCACATCAGCCTGA
- a CDS encoding YafY family protein, with translation MARADRLMRLMDALRRLPAPLTAARLAVETGVSRRQLYRDIATLRAGGALIDGEAGVGYRLTEDTALPPQSFSQLEIEALVLAVGELRQMGDSDLEKAGQSALARIIATLPDRQAQQAMHTVLRSFHPSGAPATITADLALLRRACWEERALTLRYRDLAGRVTEREVWPLGMSYSHGRLMVLVWCCLRQDWRHFHASGIEAAELNGRSFRPRRVPLLRAYAARH, from the coding sequence ATGGCCCGTGCAGACAGACTCATGCGTTTGATGGACGCGCTGCGCCGCTTGCCCGCGCCGTTGACCGCCGCGCGGCTGGCGGTGGAAACAGGCGTTTCGCGCCGCCAGTTGTATCGCGATATTGCAACGTTGCGCGCCGGTGGGGCCCTGATCGACGGCGAGGCGGGCGTGGGATATCGGTTGACCGAAGACACCGCCCTGCCACCACAAAGTTTCTCTCAGTTGGAGATCGAGGCCCTGGTTCTGGCCGTGGGGGAGCTGCGCCAGATGGGGGACAGCGACCTGGAGAAGGCCGGGCAATCGGCGCTGGCGCGGATCATCGCGACGCTGCCGGATCGGCAGGCGCAGCAAGCGATGCATACCGTCCTGCGCAGTTTCCACCCGTCCGGCGCGCCCGCGACGATCACCGCCGATCTTGCCTTGCTGCGGCGCGCCTGTTGGGAGGAACGCGCGCTGACCCTGCGGTATCGCGATCTGGCCGGGCGGGTGACGGAGCGCGAAGTCTGGCCGCTGGGCATGAGCTATTCGCACGGCAGGCTGATGGTACTGGTCTGGTGCTGCTTGCGGCAGGATTGGCGACATTTCCACGCCAGCGGGATCGAAGCCGCTGAATTGAACGGTCGCAGTTTCCGCCCCCGTCGTGTGCCGTTGCTGCGTGCCTATGCGGCGCGACATTGA